The Thalassophryne amazonica chromosome 6, fThaAma1.1, whole genome shotgun sequence genome includes a region encoding these proteins:
- the LOC117512294 gene encoding la-related protein 4 isoform X2, translating into MSSNQRGEPPLLQEEADPGPKTGGKDEATTGSEGGSGGMVTSKGAGLNPNAKVWQEMPVAPSEAVTHSPHWPHSDISEGYSGPSSSGCKQYTVGFTALDNSSSTATAEIAVNGMNPHELGFSPTESTTGTSVDSKTEEQPISENLRESLKKELEFYFSRENLSKDLYLMSQMDSDQFVPIWTIASMEGIKVLTTDMDLILDILRSSPMVQVDEKGEKVRPNHKRCIIILREVPETTPVEEVESLFKNDNCPKVISVEFAHNNNWYITFQSDTDAQQAYKYLREEVKTFQGKPIMARIKAINTFFAKNGYRSMDSSLYAQQSQSQSQYSSPLYMQPVYAQQQYPVYGIVPPAWTPSPTPYFETPLAPFPNSSFVNGFGSAGHYKAGSTSLNIARPFNRNRVPLYSRKNVINTFRNHVKSQVRTSEVTPGSITPVPLESLTGLRSPQPPMPVAAAIIANPAQAVTELTSAFSHLSSSSSSDPSDDSNMAGRGRRSTTYRGTRRRREDERIARPVPLADIKVSPPKFDLAATNFPPLPGCVVSTQGEPMLENRMSDVVRGLYRDKNEQTNKDAAVSPGSAQGPVTEEAVTVSAHLLVSTKSAPPLLGNLGSGIARPEKRVEKVEIPVPKVTPHTIVSPPVNPVPSTQPAPSSRPQPCTASTPVTPTTTGPTTAAVPIPAQEPRKLSYAEVCQRPPKDPPPPAPASTSSASNQPLRELRVNKAEEPVSSNSPGDKQEKCHDREGGWECKESRPPRERDSQSYYRNNGPRGTGGLKFRDQRRPPPARRNSPQGGYRHIGKEQNIPPLSPK; encoded by the exons GTCACCTCTAAGGGTGCTGGTTTGAATCCAAATGCCAAAGTGTGGCAGGAGATGCCAGTGGCCCCCAGCGAGGCTGTAACTCACAGTCCTCATTGGCCTCACTCGGACATCAGTGAGG GATATTCTGGGCCTTCATCTTCTGGGTGCAAGCAGTACACTGTGGGATTCACTGCTCTGGATAACAGCAGCTCCACAGCAACAGCTGAGATAGCAGTAAATGGAATGAACCCTCATGAGTTGGGCTTTTCCCCCACTGAGTCCACCACAGGGACCTCTG TAGATTCTAAAACGGAAGAACAACCAATCTCAGAGAATCTACGCGAATCCCTGAAGAAAGAGTTGGAGTTTTATTTCTCTCG CGAGAACCTGTCTAAGGATTTATACCTGATGTCCCAGATGGACAGTGACCAATTTGTCCCCATATGGACTATAGCCAGTATGGAGGGCATCAAGGTCCTCACTACTGATATGGACCTCATCCTGGATATCTTAAGAT CGTCCCCTATGGTACAGGTGGATGAGAAAGGGGAGAAAGTGCGTCCTAATCATAAGCGGTGCATTATCATACTGAGGGAGGTCCCTGAAACCACACCTGTTGAG gaagtggagtcactaTTCAAAAATGACAACTGTCCAAAGGTGATCAGTGTCGAGTTTGCACACAACAACAactggtacatcacattccaatcgGATACAGATGCTCAACAG GCGTACAAATACTTGAGAGAAGAAGTTAAAACCTTTCAGGGAAAGCCCATCATG GCTAGGATAAAAGCCATCAACACATTCTTTGCTAAGAATGGCTACCGTAGCATGGACAGCAGCCTGTATGCTCAGCAGTCCCAGAGCCAATCCCAGTACAGTTCTCCCCTCTACATGCAGCCGGTATATGCCCAGCAGCAGTACCCTGTTTATGGCATTGTACCGCCCGCCTGGACACCTTCACCCACACCTTATTTTGAAACTCCTCTG GCTCCATTTCCCAACAGTAGCTTTGTGAATGGCTTTGGCTCTGCTGGGCACTACAAAGCTGGATCCACTTCTCTTAACATTGCTCGCCCATTCAACAGAAACCG TGTCCCCCTCTATTCAAGAAAGAATGTAATAAATACCTTCAG GAACCACGTGAAGTCTCAGGTGAGAACAAGTGAGGTGACACCAGGCTCCATCACTCCAGTCCCTTTGGAGAGTCTAACTGGCCTGCGCAGTCCGCAGCCTCCCATGCCTGTTGCTGCCGCCATCATCGCTAACCCAGCCCAGGCGGTCACAGAGCTCACCTCAGCATTCTCACATCTCTCATCATCGTCTTCCTCTGACCCCAGTGATGACAGCAACATGGCTGGACGTGGAAG GAGGAGCACAACTTACAGAGGGACACGGAGAAGGCGAGAAGATGAACGGATTGCG AGGCCTGTACCATTAGCAGATATCAAAGTTTCTCCTCCCAAGTTTGACTTGGCTGCTACTAATTTCCCTCCTCTTCCTGGCTGTGTGGTCAGTACGCAGGGAGAACCAATGCTAGAAAACAGAATGTCAGATGTTGTACGCGGTTTGTACAGAGACAAG aATGAGCAAACGAATAAAGACGCCGCTgtaagtccaggttcagctcaaGGCCCAGTTACAGAGGAGGCTGTGACTGTCTCGGCTCATCTCCTGGTATCCACAAAATCTGCTCCTCCACTACTTGGGAACTTAGGCTCAGG TATTGCTCGTCCAGAAAAGAGGGTTGAAAAGGTGGAGATCCCAGTCCCAAAAGTGACGCCACATACGATTGTTTCACCTCCAGTTAACCCAGTCCCCTCTACACAGCCTGCACCCAGCTCCAGACCTCAACCGTGCACTGCATCCACACCAGTGACTCCAACCACAACAGGCCCTACCACAGCAGCTGTTCCCATCCCTGCGCAG GAGCCTCGAAAACTCAGCTATGCTGAGGTTTGCCAACGGCCACCCAAAGACCCCCCTCCTCCTGCACCCGCCTCCACCAGCAGTGCATCAAACCAACCACTGCGTGAGTTGCGTGTGAATAAGGCAGAGGAGCCGGTTTCCAGCAATAGTCCTGGAGACAAGCAAGAAAAATGTCATGACCGGGAAGGAGGATGGGAGTGCAAGGAGAGCCGACCCCCGCGTGAACGTGACTCTCAAAGCTATTATCGCAACAACGGACCCCGAGGCACTGGAGGCCTGAAGTTCAGAGACCAGAGACGTCCACCTCCAGCTCGACGCAACTCCCCCCAGGGGGGCTACAGACACATTGGCAAAGAGCAGAATATTCCACCGTTATCGCCAAAGTAA
- the LOC117512294 gene encoding la-related protein 4 isoform X3, with translation MSSNQRGEPPLLQEEADPGPKTGGKDEATTGSEGGSGGMVTSKGAGLNPNAKVWQEMPVAPSEAVTHSPHWPHSDISEGYSGPSSSGCKQYTVGFTALDNSSSTATAEIAVNGMNPHELGFSPTESTTGTSVDSKTEEQPISENLRESLKKELEFYFSRENLSKDLYLMSQMDSDQFVPIWTIASMEGIKVLTTDMDLILDILRSSPMVQVDEKGEKVRPNHKRCIIILREVPETTPVEEVESLFKNDNCPKVISVEFAHNNNWYITFQSDTDAQQAYKYLREEVKTFQGKPIMARIKAINTFFAKNGYRSMDSSLYAQQSQSQSQYSSPLYMQPVYAQQQYPVYGIVPPAWTPSPTPYFETPLAPFPNSSFVNGFGSAGHYKAGSTSLNIARPFNRNRNHVKSQVRTSEVTPGSITPVPLESLTGLRSPQPPMPVAAAIIANPAQAVTELTSAFSHLSSSSSSDPSDDSNMAGRGRRSTTYRGTRRRREDERIARPVPLADIKVSPPKFDLAATNFPPLPGCVVSTQGEPMLENRMSDVVRGLYRDKNEQTNKDAAVSPGSAQGPVTEEAVTVSAHLLVSTKSAPPLLGNLGSGSIARPEKRVEKVEIPVPKVTPHTIVSPPVNPVPSTQPAPSSRPQPCTASTPVTPTTTGPTTAAVPIPAQEPRKLSYAEVCQRPPKDPPPPAPASTSSASNQPLRELRVNKAEEPVSSNSPGDKQEKCHDREGGWECKESRPPRERDSQSYYRNNGPRGTGGLKFRDQRRPPPARRNSPQGGYRHIGKEQNIPPLSPK, from the exons GTCACCTCTAAGGGTGCTGGTTTGAATCCAAATGCCAAAGTGTGGCAGGAGATGCCAGTGGCCCCCAGCGAGGCTGTAACTCACAGTCCTCATTGGCCTCACTCGGACATCAGTGAGG GATATTCTGGGCCTTCATCTTCTGGGTGCAAGCAGTACACTGTGGGATTCACTGCTCTGGATAACAGCAGCTCCACAGCAACAGCTGAGATAGCAGTAAATGGAATGAACCCTCATGAGTTGGGCTTTTCCCCCACTGAGTCCACCACAGGGACCTCTG TAGATTCTAAAACGGAAGAACAACCAATCTCAGAGAATCTACGCGAATCCCTGAAGAAAGAGTTGGAGTTTTATTTCTCTCG CGAGAACCTGTCTAAGGATTTATACCTGATGTCCCAGATGGACAGTGACCAATTTGTCCCCATATGGACTATAGCCAGTATGGAGGGCATCAAGGTCCTCACTACTGATATGGACCTCATCCTGGATATCTTAAGAT CGTCCCCTATGGTACAGGTGGATGAGAAAGGGGAGAAAGTGCGTCCTAATCATAAGCGGTGCATTATCATACTGAGGGAGGTCCCTGAAACCACACCTGTTGAG gaagtggagtcactaTTCAAAAATGACAACTGTCCAAAGGTGATCAGTGTCGAGTTTGCACACAACAACAactggtacatcacattccaatcgGATACAGATGCTCAACAG GCGTACAAATACTTGAGAGAAGAAGTTAAAACCTTTCAGGGAAAGCCCATCATG GCTAGGATAAAAGCCATCAACACATTCTTTGCTAAGAATGGCTACCGTAGCATGGACAGCAGCCTGTATGCTCAGCAGTCCCAGAGCCAATCCCAGTACAGTTCTCCCCTCTACATGCAGCCGGTATATGCCCAGCAGCAGTACCCTGTTTATGGCATTGTACCGCCCGCCTGGACACCTTCACCCACACCTTATTTTGAAACTCCTCTG GCTCCATTTCCCAACAGTAGCTTTGTGAATGGCTTTGGCTCTGCTGGGCACTACAAAGCTGGATCCACTTCTCTTAACATTGCTCGCCCATTCAACAGAAACCG GAACCACGTGAAGTCTCAGGTGAGAACAAGTGAGGTGACACCAGGCTCCATCACTCCAGTCCCTTTGGAGAGTCTAACTGGCCTGCGCAGTCCGCAGCCTCCCATGCCTGTTGCTGCCGCCATCATCGCTAACCCAGCCCAGGCGGTCACAGAGCTCACCTCAGCATTCTCACATCTCTCATCATCGTCTTCCTCTGACCCCAGTGATGACAGCAACATGGCTGGACGTGGAAG GAGGAGCACAACTTACAGAGGGACACGGAGAAGGCGAGAAGATGAACGGATTGCG AGGCCTGTACCATTAGCAGATATCAAAGTTTCTCCTCCCAAGTTTGACTTGGCTGCTACTAATTTCCCTCCTCTTCCTGGCTGTGTGGTCAGTACGCAGGGAGAACCAATGCTAGAAAACAGAATGTCAGATGTTGTACGCGGTTTGTACAGAGACAAG aATGAGCAAACGAATAAAGACGCCGCTgtaagtccaggttcagctcaaGGCCCAGTTACAGAGGAGGCTGTGACTGTCTCGGCTCATCTCCTGGTATCCACAAAATCTGCTCCTCCACTACTTGGGAACTTAGGCTCAGGG AGTATTGCTCGTCCAGAAAAGAGGGTTGAAAAGGTGGAGATCCCAGTCCCAAAAGTGACGCCACATACGATTGTTTCACCTCCAGTTAACCCAGTCCCCTCTACACAGCCTGCACCCAGCTCCAGACCTCAACCGTGCACTGCATCCACACCAGTGACTCCAACCACAACAGGCCCTACCACAGCAGCTGTTCCCATCCCTGCGCAG GAGCCTCGAAAACTCAGCTATGCTGAGGTTTGCCAACGGCCACCCAAAGACCCCCCTCCTCCTGCACCCGCCTCCACCAGCAGTGCATCAAACCAACCACTGCGTGAGTTGCGTGTGAATAAGGCAGAGGAGCCGGTTTCCAGCAATAGTCCTGGAGACAAGCAAGAAAAATGTCATGACCGGGAAGGAGGATGGGAGTGCAAGGAGAGCCGACCCCCGCGTGAACGTGACTCTCAAAGCTATTATCGCAACAACGGACCCCGAGGCACTGGAGGCCTGAAGTTCAGAGACCAGAGACGTCCACCTCCAGCTCGACGCAACTCCCCCCAGGGGGGCTACAGACACATTGGCAAAGAGCAGAATATTCCACCGTTATCGCCAAAGTAA
- the LOC117512294 gene encoding la-related protein 4 isoform X1, producing the protein MSSNQRGEPPLLQEEADPGPKTGGKDEATTGSEGGSGGMVTSKGAGLNPNAKVWQEMPVAPSEAVTHSPHWPHSDISEGYSGPSSSGCKQYTVGFTALDNSSSTATAEIAVNGMNPHELGFSPTESTTGTSDSKTEEQPISENLRESLKKELEFYFSRENLSKDLYLMSQMDSDQFVPIWTIASMEGIKVLTTDMDLILDILRSSPMVQVDEKGEKVRPNHKRCIIILREVPETTPVEEVESLFKNDNCPKVISVEFAHNNNWYITFQSDTDAQQAYKYLREEVKTFQGKPIMARIKAINTFFAKNGYRSMDSSLYAQQSQSQSQYSSPLYMQPVYAQQQYPVYGIVPPAWTPSPTPYFETPLAPFPNSSFVNGFGSAGHYKAGSTSLNIARPFNRNRVPLYSRKNVINTFRNHVKSQVRTSEVTPGSITPVPLESLTGLRSPQPPMPVAAAIIANPAQAVTELTSAFSHLSSSSSSDPSDDSNMAGRGRRSTTYRGTRRRREDERIARPVPLADIKVSPPKFDLAATNFPPLPGCVVSTQGEPMLENRMSDVVRGLYRDKNEQTNKDAAVSPGSAQGPVTEEAVTVSAHLLVSTKSAPPLLGNLGSGSIARPEKRVEKVEIPVPKVTPHTIVSPPVNPVPSTQPAPSSRPQPCTASTPVTPTTTGPTTAAVPIPAQEPRKLSYAEVCQRPPKDPPPPAPASTSSASNQPLRELRVNKAEEPVSSNSPGDKQEKCHDREGGWECKESRPPRERDSQSYYRNNGPRGTGGLKFRDQRRPPPARRNSPQGGYRHIGKEQNIPPLSPK; encoded by the exons GTCACCTCTAAGGGTGCTGGTTTGAATCCAAATGCCAAAGTGTGGCAGGAGATGCCAGTGGCCCCCAGCGAGGCTGTAACTCACAGTCCTCATTGGCCTCACTCGGACATCAGTGAGG GATATTCTGGGCCTTCATCTTCTGGGTGCAAGCAGTACACTGTGGGATTCACTGCTCTGGATAACAGCAGCTCCACAGCAACAGCTGAGATAGCAGTAAATGGAATGAACCCTCATGAGTTGGGCTTTTCCCCCACTGAGTCCACCACAGGGACCTCTG ATTCTAAAACGGAAGAACAACCAATCTCAGAGAATCTACGCGAATCCCTGAAGAAAGAGTTGGAGTTTTATTTCTCTCG CGAGAACCTGTCTAAGGATTTATACCTGATGTCCCAGATGGACAGTGACCAATTTGTCCCCATATGGACTATAGCCAGTATGGAGGGCATCAAGGTCCTCACTACTGATATGGACCTCATCCTGGATATCTTAAGAT CGTCCCCTATGGTACAGGTGGATGAGAAAGGGGAGAAAGTGCGTCCTAATCATAAGCGGTGCATTATCATACTGAGGGAGGTCCCTGAAACCACACCTGTTGAG gaagtggagtcactaTTCAAAAATGACAACTGTCCAAAGGTGATCAGTGTCGAGTTTGCACACAACAACAactggtacatcacattccaatcgGATACAGATGCTCAACAG GCGTACAAATACTTGAGAGAAGAAGTTAAAACCTTTCAGGGAAAGCCCATCATG GCTAGGATAAAAGCCATCAACACATTCTTTGCTAAGAATGGCTACCGTAGCATGGACAGCAGCCTGTATGCTCAGCAGTCCCAGAGCCAATCCCAGTACAGTTCTCCCCTCTACATGCAGCCGGTATATGCCCAGCAGCAGTACCCTGTTTATGGCATTGTACCGCCCGCCTGGACACCTTCACCCACACCTTATTTTGAAACTCCTCTG GCTCCATTTCCCAACAGTAGCTTTGTGAATGGCTTTGGCTCTGCTGGGCACTACAAAGCTGGATCCACTTCTCTTAACATTGCTCGCCCATTCAACAGAAACCG TGTCCCCCTCTATTCAAGAAAGAATGTAATAAATACCTTCAG GAACCACGTGAAGTCTCAGGTGAGAACAAGTGAGGTGACACCAGGCTCCATCACTCCAGTCCCTTTGGAGAGTCTAACTGGCCTGCGCAGTCCGCAGCCTCCCATGCCTGTTGCTGCCGCCATCATCGCTAACCCAGCCCAGGCGGTCACAGAGCTCACCTCAGCATTCTCACATCTCTCATCATCGTCTTCCTCTGACCCCAGTGATGACAGCAACATGGCTGGACGTGGAAG GAGGAGCACAACTTACAGAGGGACACGGAGAAGGCGAGAAGATGAACGGATTGCG AGGCCTGTACCATTAGCAGATATCAAAGTTTCTCCTCCCAAGTTTGACTTGGCTGCTACTAATTTCCCTCCTCTTCCTGGCTGTGTGGTCAGTACGCAGGGAGAACCAATGCTAGAAAACAGAATGTCAGATGTTGTACGCGGTTTGTACAGAGACAAG aATGAGCAAACGAATAAAGACGCCGCTgtaagtccaggttcagctcaaGGCCCAGTTACAGAGGAGGCTGTGACTGTCTCGGCTCATCTCCTGGTATCCACAAAATCTGCTCCTCCACTACTTGGGAACTTAGGCTCAGGG AGTATTGCTCGTCCAGAAAAGAGGGTTGAAAAGGTGGAGATCCCAGTCCCAAAAGTGACGCCACATACGATTGTTTCACCTCCAGTTAACCCAGTCCCCTCTACACAGCCTGCACCCAGCTCCAGACCTCAACCGTGCACTGCATCCACACCAGTGACTCCAACCACAACAGGCCCTACCACAGCAGCTGTTCCCATCCCTGCGCAG GAGCCTCGAAAACTCAGCTATGCTGAGGTTTGCCAACGGCCACCCAAAGACCCCCCTCCTCCTGCACCCGCCTCCACCAGCAGTGCATCAAACCAACCACTGCGTGAGTTGCGTGTGAATAAGGCAGAGGAGCCGGTTTCCAGCAATAGTCCTGGAGACAAGCAAGAAAAATGTCATGACCGGGAAGGAGGATGGGAGTGCAAGGAGAGCCGACCCCCGCGTGAACGTGACTCTCAAAGCTATTATCGCAACAACGGACCCCGAGGCACTGGAGGCCTGAAGTTCAGAGACCAGAGACGTCCACCTCCAGCTCGACGCAACTCCCCCCAGGGGGGCTACAGACACATTGGCAAAGAGCAGAATATTCCACCGTTATCGCCAAAGTAA